In Astyanax mexicanus isolate ESR-SI-001 chromosome 24, AstMex3_surface, whole genome shotgun sequence, the genomic stretch tcttcccacaaaatcttacagcacttcatatcttacagcttccctctgctactgacaacttttatggagatgcggatttcattttccagcaggacttggcacactgcccacactgccaaaagtaccgtttctgagacactgattttatcaacaataaaataaataaacgtttaaaatagatcactctgtgtgtaatacatctatacaatatatgagtttcacattttcaactaaataactgaaataaagtaacttgtcaatTATATTCAAAATTCTTGAGATgcattagtgtatatatatatatatatatatatatatatatatatatatatcccaaatATGACATGTTATAACAAATGTATCtaccaaagaaaagaaaatcaaacaAGGGTACATAGGTTAATTAAGTgtacattcttcttcttcttcttcttcttcttcttcttcttcttcttcttcttcttcttcttcttcttcttcttcttcttcttcttcttattattattattattacaattattatagaAAATACCAGACACAAGTCTGGAAGTTctgaaaatgaatgtaattaaaactaaaataaataactttgAACTTTAAAAGGTTGTTCATGgaaaacatttctttaaagcatttaaatggttaaatggtcgGAACAAACCTTCATAAGCAAgaagtgatgctctcaggatgtttagtAGGTCATATGTCACTTAGGAACtttgagttaaagtaaaggacagagTGATGTAAGgaattttacacagcttttaaagggtcagCAGGCTCTATtgggttgttattattatttttaccatttttattgaACCATCTTGTGCTAAAATATAAAAGTCACTTTGGTACATTCAGTTCTTtctagtaacacagatgctgtgaagtattgtagggAATTGTGTGATATAGTTtttgcagaattacagtattgTATCATTGTgatataatgtttattttggaGAATGTACTGGTAAATCTGGAGGCTGCTGCTGTATTAACTGCTGTGTCTGTAATGTGTGTCCTGCAGTACACTCCGGAGAACGTACAGGGTCCAGGCTGTGATGTTGACCCGAGTGAGGTGACCCTGCCCGGCTGTGTTTGCCGAGCACAGTCCTGCGTGCCGGACGGCTGCCCGTGTCTGTGCTTCGGTCAAGCCTACACCAGCGAGGGCCGACTGGTCGAGCGTCAGGCGGACGAGGCCGACCTGCTCCACAGCCAGCCTGTGTTCGAGTGTAACGTCCTGTGTGAGTGCAGTGAGTCCTGCCAGTCTCGCCTGGTCCAGAACGGCCTGCGGGTGCAGCTGGGCGTCTTCCGTACTCAGGACCGTGGCTGGGGGGTTCTGGCTCTGGAGCCGATCCCGCGGGGCTGCTTCGTGTGTGAGTACGCCGGGGAGGTGATTGGGTTCCAGGAGGCGCGGCGGAGACAGCTCTCTCAGACTTCCAGCGACATGAACTATATCATCTCCGTCCGGGAGCACGGGGGAGAGAGGAGGTTCATCCAGACGTTTGTAGACCCGGCATCTGTGGGCAACGTGGGACGCTTCCTGAACCACTCCTGCCAGCCTAACCTAGTGATGCTGCCCGTACGTGTGCATTCACTAGCGCCCAGGTTGGCGCTGTTCGCC encodes the following:
- the setmar gene encoding histone-lysine N-methyltransferase SETMAR, translating into MLRSFGADLSGGLENIPVLIESGVSQDALSKLQYTPENVQGPGCDVDPSEVTLPGCVCRAQSCVPDGCPCLCFGQAYTSEGRLVERQADEADLLHSQPVFECNVLCECSESCQSRLVQNGLRVQLGVFRTQDRGWGVLALEPIPRGCFVCEYAGEVIGFQEARRRQLSQTSSDMNYIISVREHGGERRFIQTFVDPASVGNVGRFLNHSCQPNLVMLPVRVHSLAPRLALFASRDVEVGEELMFDYSGGHDSNTQTQMDAGASQKKPCHCGAPNCTGFLPLDISVLC